Genomic DNA from bacterium:
CAGCTTGCTTTTGTTGGGTGTTTAAGCCATAAAGGAGTTTTTCTTTCATTGGGTTTATTTTAAAGGTTTAGGTTGAGAGAGGGCAAGGGCAGGTTTATAGTTTAAAATTCAATCCCCTTTTCTGCTTTGCCACCACAACGAAAAATGTGTTTTATGTCTTTTATTTCTGAAATAGTATCAGCACTTTTCTTAAGCCAGTCAGGGGCGTAGCGACCGGTAAAAACCAAATTAGCAGTACTGAAGGTTATAAAATTTTTTACTTCTTGCTTGGAAATCAATTTTCCTGCCAAAACAAGGTTTATTTCGTCAAGAACCAAAATGTCTACTTTGCTACCTAATTTTTTAGTTCTCTCCCAACCTTTATTTATCTCTTTTTTTAATGACACTGGTATTTTTTTGGGATCGAAAAACTCTTTAATGCCAAAAAGATAAAGTTTAACCCCTAATTTCTGCAGTATCCTGTCTTCGCCTGAAGGTCTTTTTTTTAAGAATTTAACTATTGCTGCTTTTTGGCGGTTGCCAATAGACCTAATAATTAATCCAATTGCTGAAGTGGTTTTTCCTTTACCTTTACCGGTTATTACCAGTACCCGTTTTTTCTTGTTTTTTGGCATATTAGCCGGAGCATTTAGAAAAACCGCATATCGGACACTTGAAGCACCCTTCTTGAAAAACTAGGGTGTGTCCGCATTCAGGGCAGATAGGCGCTTCTCCTATATCAGCCAAAGAAGGCTGTTTTGTTTCTGGATTCTCTTTTTTAACCAAGGCTGGAGAGTTTTTCGCCTCTTTTTTATTTTCAAAGTCTAAAGTAAGTGTTTGCTGTTTTTGGC
This window encodes:
- a CDS encoding cob(I)yrinic acid a,c-diamide adenosyltransferase, which produces MPKNKKKRVLVITGKGKGKTTSAIGLIIRSIGNRQKAAIVKFLKKRPSGEDRILQKLGVKLYLFGIKEFFDPKKIPVSLKKEINKGWERTKKLGSKVDILVLDEINLVLAGKLISKQEVKNFITFSTANLVFTGRYAPDWLKKSADTISEIKDIKHIFRCGGKAEKGIEF